The DNA region TGGTCCTTCCTTTAAAATGCACAACCTGAATGCaacaaattatacaaaatgtaatttacaacAGTACAGTTTTATCATTCCTACCTCAACTGGACAGAGCTTAGTGACTCAGTGTTTAGTGCAACTAATGATGAAGACCTGTTGTCACTATCACTGCCCAACCATCATCACAACAGGACTGAAGCCCTTCaacaaaacattgtaaaaaaaaaaccaaactactCAACTAATACTTCCTTTATTTACGTAACATGACCGATAaatcaacagaaacactgtaGCAAAATTAGTCTTTTAATACACAACATATTACTGGGGCACAGTGGAAAGGGAGAGGAGCCACCTTTTCATACTCCATAAAGCTAAGGAGAGCAGCAGAGCTGTTTGTTAGGTCATTACACATTGTtgttatttgacatattttcatTAGCAGAATGTTAATAATAGCTTTGTCTCAGCttttatcagaaaaaaaattctcaGGAAAAACTTACAATATTTGATTTGTTACAAAACAGTGTAATCATCTTTTGATCCTGTTTGGGTGATCTACTAATTCAGTTCTGCTCCACAGAGCCAAACAGAGTAATGACTTATTTTATTGTTGATCTGTTGGGATATAACTTATAACATATTCTGTAAGTGATGACAAAAAATTATGATATTTATTTGATGTGCTGCTTTTGTGAAGTTGGTTCTTGTTGCATCTTTGTGTGATGAGTTCAGATGAGCAGCAAATGTTCACTCATTTCGCTCAGTTTGCCTTCAGGGAACAGGTTCTTCTGCACTGAATCTCAGTTGGCTATTGGAAGCAAAAagggaaaatacatttaaatcatatttGGTGGCGATTTAGTATGAATTTAcatgaacacatacagtatatccaaACTGTACAGTGGGtgtattttttataaacatCAGTAACAATCAGCAGCATTTGTCAGCTATTAGTGCCCAGACAGTCAATGCTTAACCTCTGAAACTGTGTTTGCAACGACACTGAagtcatacagtatttattatgtatatGCCTGTATGTCTGTGAGCTGAACACTACTTTCATTGTTTATCAgaacataatgtaaaatatgaccATATGCAAGTGGGATAATGTTCAAATATGTGaaacatgttttgtattttcGTCCTCACCTTTGGGGTGGCATTTTTTCATACACTGTCTCTCAGTTCTAAAGTTGTTCTGGTTTCCACTACATCCACCATAGACGAAGATTTCGCATCTCATTAAGGTGGAGTTGTAGAAGTAACGCATCTTACGTGCCTTACATGGTCCTGTCTCTGGTGCTTCTTTACAAACCTCTACagcaagagagaaagggagataCAGAAAAGCTGCAACCACAAAATAACcaacacacagtacagtatatgtgaCTAACTGAAACCGAAAACTGCAATGCAGCCTGATATGACCCACCTCTGAAGCAGTGTTGGCAAGTTAAACTCCTTATTAATAGTATTTATGAATTATGTAAACAAATCAAATTATAATAAGAAAAGAGTACCCTGTGAAGTAAATGtgtgaaacatgttttgttttttcgtCCTCACCTTTAGAGTGACATCTCTTTAGACAatgtttttcagttaaaaaGTTGTTCTGGTTTCCACCACATCCTCCATAGATGAAGACTTGGCAGGTCATTGAGGTGGAGTTGTAGAAGTAACGTGGCTTTCGTGCCTTACATGGACCTGTCACTGGTGCTGCTGTACAGGTCtctaaagaaagagagagagggagatacaGAAAATTGCAACCACAAAGTaaccaacatacagtatatgtaactaactgaaactgaaaactgcAATGCAACCTAACATGACCCACCACTGAAGCAACGCTGGCAAGTTTAAGTCCTTATTATTGGAGTGTTTATAAATTATGTACACATGAGAGCAGCACAGTGCTTTGAATGTGAgtcaaattataataaaaaaggtaCATATGGGggagaaaacaataaaaaatgcaaaagggcATTACACTGACAATGAATGAGCAAGTAACATGTCAACTTCACATGCACAATGGTCACATgtgtgaaacatgtttttctgtatttcactCCTCACCGTCAGGGTGACATCCCTCCAAACACTTTTTCTTagttttaaagttgttttggTTTCCGCCGCATCCATGGTAGGAGAACACTTGGCAGTTCATTGAGGTGGAGTTATAGAAGTGACGTTTTAGAAGTCCCATACATTGACCTGCCTCTGGTGCTACTACACAGGCCTctacagaaagagacagatggagatACAGAACAATGCACATAAAGGAAAGATAACCAATACCTAGGCTTGACTATAACACAAGCCAATAGTGTATTGTTacaactgtactgtacatgcacaaGTATATTGTGCAATTAATGAACTGGGTAAACTAATCTCTTACCTGTTGCATTGAACTCTGTTGCATTACGACTAGTGTCCTCATCAGAAGCACTGTCCAATTCTGAAGGATCCACAGAGAGCTCCACAGTACCCTGTATCAGAGATcaattaacagtttttttttttactaaatacTGTGTTCTTCTTAAAagtcaaacactttttttcaatttagtTGGCAGCAGCTCTTGTTACGTAATGGTTctttaaatatcacattttacgAAGGAGGTtattcatttacaaaatatattttttttaaatatctgctgCAATAAATCAAAGGGGAAATTATACTTTAAAACGCTGTGCATACATTATATGAGGCATGAGACACTTGTTACACGTGTTATTCTCTGTTGCTATAAAGACTCAGTGCAGCAGCCTTATGAGAGAATAAACAAAAGGTCTCGTAAGGATAGAAAATCCTTTACAGAAAGAAATGCAGAGCTCAGCCACTCACCACATCCTGGAGAGTCCAGGTATACCCCAGGACCAGCACAGAAATCAGAATCACAGCTTTCACCATACTGTCAGTCTTACTGTTCACCTGTCTCTTGAAGTCTGAATGGAAGAAATGATCTCCTCATCTTACATCACAACCCGGACAAGGCATTGACCAATGAGTTATGTGTGCTCTGCTGCCACCACCTGTACTTGATCCCATAACCAAATAAATTACTAAAaggttggggtttttttttaagactttgaACTCCCCATCTCTGTGTGACTTGGCCGGGCAACTGACCACATAGACATTAGAAACAGAAGTGTTTTGTAGTGTGGGCCTCTTATAAAGATTTTGCTAATTTTCTAGATTTAACACATCtcagtatttgttttattttagcaaATTTAAATCTTAACGCTTTTTTAACGAAtataaatatgatgttttaaaatctaGATGAAGAGCTGTCATGCAAAGTCTCATCCAACAGAAAATATCAgctttataaaaacaaagaccCTCAGAGTAGAAATGTCTATAAAAGACTCTGTACTCTCTAGTACTGTCGCATTAAATAAAAGGCTATTAAATTTAAGCAGGTAGCAGGTTGCTGATCACTCGTTCACATCAGGACATTTATTGATCTGCTGATGTTGCTGCAACCTTATTGTGTAACTAGTCAGCCCTATCAGACCTTGAAGCAGagctttattctgtttttttttctttttctttttttttatgactcaAGTTCATGTGGGGGCAGCTGAGCACACACAAGTCTGAGTAGAGTTGAAGATTTTAAGTGACTATCTGGAGAGGAAGTAGTCATTCTTTAAGACAGCccatagagaaagaaaaaatattgcaACCACAGTCACATGAGGATCACATCATAGACACATTATGATTTGGTGTCCACGTTGACAGAATATGTTATGGTATATCACATCAGACCACCAATAAAACAACTCATTAATCTGTTCTGCTAATGTTTATTGTACATTAGGATAAACATTAATGAATAATACTTAAAGAACCATATCCACTAACAAGACCTATTTTCAAAATTATACTTCTATGAAATGATAGAAGTATTTATTggtaaaaataaagtattacaaATATAAGTACTCTCTAACCCtaaacaaatgtaatgttaCTATGGGTTAGCATATGGTGTAATAACAATACTTAAAGgtcatttatgtgttttgccAACCTCAGGCACAGTTTGAGGCAAAACTTCTCTACATATAGTGTTGTAATGAGGTCAGAGGAACGGATTAAAAGGgaggaaaatgtatttgtaatgcAATTATAGTTACTTTTCCACACATACATCAGTTGGGCTTCCAGGGTATCTTCAAACCGGCTGTTTTTCAGTAAGTGTGTGTAACCAAGAGGGGGCGATGTTGCTCTAGTTACAGATTATTCACTTCACATTGTGTACACCATCTCAATCagatacacatatacatacagtaaaatacacaaacaccatACAACAGCACCTTCCTCATTCCTGTGTCCATGGCTCTTCTACTTTCATTTTAACTCTCCCCTAGCTgcttatatttgtttttctacagTGCTGCAGAATCACCACATAACCTCACCACtacttactctctctctctctctctctctctctctctctctctctctctctctctctctctctctctctctctctctctctctctctctctctctctctctctctctctctctcaaattcACATCCAAAGAGCTTTATTGGTATGACCATAATCAGATACAGTATTGCCAAAGCACTGTATAAATAGTGACTCACTACAGTAAACAACAGCACTTttcagaaggaaaaacaaaaaactccagATTTATCATGTGTGCTATTTTTAAACatggtattattatttttaaatgttagcCAAAATttgcaacacaaaaaaagatatataaataaataaatcaaatgggttttttttattgtgtgcatgcgtgtgagTTActaatgaacaaaaataataaataataaatacagaacTAATACATGAATATTGTTTCACAATCAAACTTGAGGAAAATGATATTGTTGACATTAgtattaataaatgtaatagtatttatatatgtatatatatacatatataaattataataaaataataataaagtctgtctctctcactcgttctctctctctctcttgtgaAGGAGCCAGGCTTCCTGCTCTTAGTTCCCAGAGTTCCCGGCTGGCAGTAGAATGCTGGGAATATCCGGAGAGGAAGGGGAAGTGACATCACAGCGGTGACCTTCCGTGCTGGGCCATATCACCTGGTGCTGCTTGGAGGAGAGCtaccaaacaaacatacacacacacacacacacacacacacacacacactcctaaatacacacacacacacacacgcacacgcacacacacacacacacacacacacacacacacacacacacgtatgtgCTTTCTCTAAAACAATCTTATTGACACACTGACACCTCAGTTTGCTTTCAAGGAGAAAAAACTATGAGTAAGTTCCAGTcaagagagacaggaagtgataaGATGCAGAACAGAAAACTTTCCAATACCTTTGCATAGACAGGCCGGTGAGTCACATTCCCACCAAGCTTCAGCTGGTTCCTCACATCAGCTCAAGagctctgtctgtctttcttcttgtttggCTGCGTGTATGTTTGTATTGGCAGAGCATCTGAATTAATCAGAGTTACTCATTCTAATTACACAGAATTCAGCCAGTCTCACAGTGTAAGGTGCTGGGCTAGTCTGTTCACTCAGATAAATGTTTTAGTCAAATTCATGAGGCACATTATGATGAATTTGAATCACTTTATTGCAAATTACATTATGGACATGTTCTCACTGACTATGTTGGACCAAACTCAAGTAACCAgtggtgacaaattaaagtcaAGTACTGTGCTTGAGATACTTATACTTTTTGGCCTTTTgggcttttgtttgtttatttagttaGCAGGgaccatataaataaatactattgCAAGCATAATCAGTGAAACAGATTAGGCCttcaactaatgattattttcattattgatagatctgcaaaatatttttctgaTTAATCAATCGgttgttttgtctgtaaaatgtcaaaaggtAGTAAAAACTGCATGTTATATTTTCCCACAGACCAAATTGACGTCTTCacatcttttgttttgtctaaGCAACGGtacaaaacccaaagatattcagtttgaaGTCATATAAGACAGAAAATAGCATgaaatcctcacattttagaAACTGGAACAGGCAAATActtgacatttttacttaattttGTTCATCAACTAATCATAAATTGACTATTTTTTGCAGATCTGTGAAAGATATATAGAGAATCTTGAGTATTTCCACTGTGTGCTAGTGCTACTTCATACTTGTTCTCTATTacatttcacatcacatttttggcatttataTCATTTCCACCAAAACTTAATTCCTGTTTTAACCTTCTTAgatggttttatttaaataaataaagaaattatcAATTATTTCACCCGAAATAGcaaaaattacagaaaagtccaaaaaagaatgcagttttatgcatttattcaacagcattaatcatctcatgatcCCTCATATTCATCTGGTGATTCTTTAGAAGTGGCCCCCCTCCTTTGCGGGTGATCAACTTGCCTAACTGTGTACAGTGTAGTTAAATCCAGCTCCACCTGTCAGCTATGACATTATGACATTATGCAACAGTATTAACAATAATGTCTTATAACAATCTGTCATACAGGACATTTGCCCACAGAGCAAATACTTTTAGTTTTGATACtcaaagtacattttgctgataatataactgtacttttactcaagtatgattttgaacttttattttaGCATTGATGTACTGACACTTTTACCTAAGTGAAAGATAGAGTAAGATGTGCCAAGAAGGAGTATTTCTTCCACCACTACAaataactaaaaagaaaaattctCCACCAAcccaaaaacaaatcaaagagaagagacaaaaagagaagagaagatatCCCAGTCGTCAATACACACAGGTTTCACATAGATGGGAGCTGTACACGTACACACAGTGAACATATGGCCTGTAGAGGAGATATTTACTGGGTTTAGAGAGTATCTCAGAGGTTACATTCTTTAG from Scomber scombrus chromosome 15, fScoSco1.1, whole genome shotgun sequence includes:
- the LOC133995229 gene encoding carboxypeptidase inhibitor SmCI-like isoform X1 gives rise to the protein MVKAVILISVLVLGYTWTLQDVGTVELSVDPSELDSASDEDTSRNATEFNATEACVVAPEAGQCMGLLKRHFYNSTSMNCQVFSYHGCGGNQNNFKTKKKCLEGCHPDETCTAAPVTGPCKARKPRYFYNSTSMTCQVFIYGGCGGNQNNFLTEKHCLKRCHSKEVCKEAPETGPCKARKMRYFYNSTLMRCEIFVYGGCSGNQNNFRTERQCMKKCHPKAN
- the LOC133995229 gene encoding inter-alpha-trypsin inhibitor-like isoform X2 — translated: MVKAVILISVLVLGYTWTLQDVGTVELSVDPSELDSASDEDTSRNATEFNATETCTAAPVTGPCKARKPRYFYNSTSMTCQVFIYGGCGGNQNNFLTEKHCLKRCHSKEVCKEAPETGPCKARKMRYFYNSTLMRCEIFVYGGCSGNQNNFRTERQCMKKCHPKAN